Proteins co-encoded in one Acipenser ruthenus chromosome 3, fAciRut3.2 maternal haplotype, whole genome shotgun sequence genomic window:
- the LOC117435807 gene encoding pancreas transcription factor 1 subunit alpha has translation MEIQGQFLDSTVMDFVTDGSFLELPLNFSAESKQSEATSLHSMDIRERFYDFASIHGFADAESKVSLGSLGMENSPDCSMSSLTGRSKRKRVITSNQRHAANIRERKRMFSLNEAFDDLRKKVPTFAYEKRLSRIETLRLAIVYISFMSELLKNEKQ, from the coding sequence ATGGAAATCCAGGGACAGTTTTTGGATTCTACAGTTATGGACTTCGTTACAGACGGGAGCTTTTTAGAATTGCCTTTGAATTTCTCTGCAGAATCGAAACAATCTGAAGCAACGTCTTTACACAGCATGGATATACGTGAACGCTTTTATGATTTTGCCTCCATTCATGGTTTTGCAGACGCAGAAAGCAAAGTGTCCCTTGGCTCACTGGGTATGGAGAATTCGCCTGACTGCAGTATGAGTTCATTAACGGGGCGATCTAAAAGAAAACGCGTGATCACCTCAAACCAACGCCATGCCGCCAACatcagagagagaaaaagaatgtTCAGTTTAAACGAAGCCTTCGATGATCTGCGTAAGAAGGTTCCCACCTTTGCTTACGAGAAAAGGTTGTCAAGAATCGAGACTCTGCGACTCGCTATTGTGTATATCTCCTTTATGTCTGAACTCTTAAAGAACGAAAAACAATAA